A part of Verrucomicrobium sp. genomic DNA contains:
- a CDS encoding pyridoxal phosphate-dependent aminotransferase produces the protein MEAASRLRKITPSLTLSIDSKAKAMKAEGIDVINFGAGEPDFDTPDHIKAAAMGSLDAGFTKYTPSSGIPELRTAISEKLKADNNLDYKPSQIVVTCGAKHACFNAILAAIEPEDEVIIPAPYWLSYPEMVKIAGGSPVVVQTTAESGYKITPEQFEAAMTPKTRLIILNSPGNPTGAVYTRDELAALAEIALAEDILILSDEIYEKLVYDGAKHFSIASLSKEVYDLTFTVNGFSKPYAMTGWRLGYVAAPEWAAKAIDSLQSQTTSNTTSFAQKGALAAYKGPQDCVAQMVTEYDVRRKMVVEAASKLGKVSCVTPQGAFYALFNISGTGLSSTAFAERLLEKQKVAVVPGIAFGDDETVRLSYATSRENIEKGLKRIAEFVATL, from the coding sequence ATGGAAGCCGCCTCCCGTCTGCGCAAAATCACCCCCTCCCTGACCCTGTCCATCGACAGCAAGGCCAAGGCCATGAAGGCCGAGGGCATCGACGTCATCAACTTCGGCGCCGGTGAGCCCGATTTCGACACCCCCGACCACATCAAGGCGGCGGCCATGGGCTCCTTGGACGCGGGCTTCACCAAATACACTCCCTCCTCCGGCATCCCGGAGCTGCGCACCGCCATCAGCGAGAAGCTCAAGGCCGACAACAACCTGGACTACAAGCCCTCCCAGATCGTCGTCACCTGCGGCGCCAAGCACGCCTGTTTCAACGCCATCCTGGCCGCCATCGAGCCGGAGGACGAGGTCATCATCCCCGCCCCCTACTGGCTGAGCTACCCGGAAATGGTGAAGATCGCCGGCGGCAGCCCCGTCGTCGTCCAGACCACCGCCGAAAGCGGCTACAAGATCACCCCGGAGCAGTTCGAGGCGGCCATGACCCCCAAGACCCGCCTCATCATCCTCAACAGCCCCGGCAACCCCACCGGCGCCGTCTACACCCGCGACGAGCTGGCCGCCCTGGCGGAAATCGCCCTGGCGGAGGACATCCTCATCCTTTCCGACGAGATCTACGAGAAACTCGTCTATGACGGGGCCAAGCACTTCAGCATCGCCTCCCTGAGCAAGGAAGTCTACGACCTGACCTTCACCGTCAACGGCTTCAGCAAGCCCTACGCGATGACCGGCTGGCGCCTGGGCTACGTCGCCGCCCCCGAGTGGGCCGCCAAGGCGATCGACTCCCTCCAGAGCCAGACCACCTCGAACACCACCTCCTTCGCCCAAAAGGGCGCCCTGGCCGCCTACAAGGGGCCGCAGGACTGCGTCGCGCAGATGGTCACGGAGTACGACGTGCGCCGGAAGATGGTCGTCGAGGCCGCCTCCAAGCTGGGCAAGGTCAGCTGCGTCACCCCGCAGGGCGCCTTCTACGCCCTCTTCAACATCTCCGGCACCGGCCTGAGCTCCACCGCCTTCGCCGAGCGCCTGCTGGAAAAGCAGAAGGTCGCCGTCGTCCCGGGCATCGCCTTCGGCGATGACGAGACCGTCCGCCTCTCCTACGCCACCAGCCGCGAGAACATCGAGAAGGGCCTGAAGCGGATCGCCGAGTTCGTGGCGACCCTCTAA
- the trxB gene encoding thioredoxin-disulfide reductase: MENLVIIGSGCAGWTAAVYAARANLKPLLVTGEQPGGLLTTTTIVENYPGFAEGIDGSALMEAMQAQAKRFGTQVRYLTKVEKVDFSAQPFRLTVDGEEVLARAVIIAVGAGHKHLGVPGEHELENKGVTYCATCDGALPIFRDKPLVVVGGGDSACEEALYLTRFGSEVYLVHRRDKLRASPIMAERALSNPKIKPVWNTEVERVLGEGGKVSGVVLRDLSGQTRELACAGVFVAVGHRPNTAVFEGQIDLDEGGYVRLGQGSRTNVPGVFAAGDCADPVYRQAITAAGMGCAAAIDAERYLAGLP, translated from the coding sequence GTGGAAAACCTGGTCATCATCGGCTCCGGCTGCGCGGGGTGGACGGCCGCCGTCTACGCCGCGCGGGCCAACCTGAAGCCGCTCCTGGTCACCGGCGAGCAGCCCGGCGGGCTCCTCACCACCACGACCATCGTCGAGAACTACCCCGGCTTCGCCGAGGGGATCGACGGCAGCGCCCTCATGGAGGCCATGCAGGCCCAGGCCAAGCGCTTCGGCACCCAGGTCCGCTACCTCACCAAGGTGGAGAAGGTCGACTTCTCCGCCCAGCCCTTCCGCCTCACCGTGGACGGGGAGGAAGTCCTGGCCCGCGCCGTCATCATCGCCGTCGGCGCCGGGCACAAGCACCTGGGTGTCCCCGGCGAGCACGAGCTGGAGAACAAAGGCGTCACCTACTGCGCCACCTGCGACGGCGCGCTCCCCATCTTCCGGGACAAGCCCCTGGTCGTCGTCGGCGGCGGCGACTCCGCCTGCGAGGAAGCCCTCTACCTGACCCGCTTCGGCTCGGAGGTTTACCTCGTCCACCGCCGGGACAAGCTGCGCGCCTCCCCCATCATGGCGGAGCGCGCCCTCTCCAACCCCAAGATCAAGCCCGTCTGGAACACCGAGGTGGAGCGCGTCCTGGGCGAGGGCGGCAAGGTTTCCGGCGTCGTCCTGCGCGACCTCTCCGGCCAGACCCGCGAGCTGGCCTGCGCGGGCGTCTTCGTCGCCGTCGGCCACCGGCCGAACACCGCCGTCTTCGAAGGCCAGATCGACCTGGACGAGGGCGGCTACGTCCGCCTGGGCCAGGGCAGCCGGACCAACGTCCCCGGCGTCTTCGCCGCGGGCGACTGCGCCGATCCGGTCTACCGCCAGGCCATCACCGCCGCGGGCATGGGGTGCGCCGCCGCCATCGACGCGGAGCGCTATCTCGCCGGGCTTCCCTAG
- the glf gene encoding UDP-galactopyranose mutase, with product MKCDVLIAGCGFAGAVLAERLASQCGLRVVVADRRGHIGGNAHDAPDAAGILLHVYGPHYFRTNAPHLVDYLSQFTEWHPVEYKILSWSDGRYWQFPINLNTFEQLIGRPSTTEEMEAWLAEKRVPIEKPANSEEVIVSQVGWELYEKFFRNYTRKQWRREPKDLDASVCGRIPVRTNRDDRYLSEKFQALPKEGYTRLFERMLSHPNIEVRLHTDYRDLLPGSTHRHLVYTGAIDEYYGFRFGPLPYRSLRFEPETLPQEQFQPAMQVNYPNDHDYTRIVEIKHATGQKSPVTTIVREYPDDYGPGKEPYYPIPAPDAQAIYRRYAELAAQEKDVSFVGRLASYRYYNMDQVVAQALTEFEKLKAKFPHVPPAS from the coding sequence ATGAAGTGCGACGTCCTCATCGCCGGCTGCGGCTTCGCGGGGGCGGTGCTGGCGGAACGCCTGGCCAGCCAGTGCGGGCTGCGCGTCGTCGTCGCCGACCGGCGCGGCCACATCGGCGGCAACGCCCACGACGCCCCGGACGCCGCGGGGATCCTCCTCCACGTCTACGGCCCCCACTACTTCCGCACCAACGCGCCGCACCTCGTCGACTACCTCTCCCAGTTCACGGAGTGGCACCCCGTCGAATACAAGATCCTCTCCTGGAGCGACGGGCGCTACTGGCAATTCCCGATCAACCTCAACACCTTCGAGCAGCTCATCGGCCGCCCCTCCACCACGGAGGAAATGGAGGCCTGGCTGGCGGAAAAGCGGGTCCCCATCGAAAAGCCCGCCAATTCGGAGGAAGTCATCGTCTCCCAGGTCGGTTGGGAGCTGTACGAGAAATTCTTCCGCAACTACACGCGCAAGCAGTGGCGGCGGGAGCCGAAGGACCTCGACGCCAGCGTCTGCGGCCGCATCCCCGTCCGCACCAACCGGGACGACCGCTACCTCTCGGAAAAATTCCAGGCCCTGCCGAAGGAGGGCTACACCAGGCTCTTCGAGCGGATGCTCAGCCATCCGAACATCGAGGTCCGCCTCCACACCGACTACCGGGATCTCCTGCCCGGCTCCACCCACCGCCACCTGGTCTACACCGGCGCCATCGACGAGTATTACGGCTTCCGCTTCGGCCCGCTCCCGTACCGCTCCCTGCGCTTCGAGCCGGAGACCCTGCCGCAGGAGCAGTTCCAGCCCGCGATGCAGGTCAACTACCCCAACGACCACGACTACACCCGCATCGTCGAAATCAAGCACGCCACCGGGCAGAAGAGCCCGGTGACCACCATCGTCCGCGAATACCCGGACGACTATGGCCCGGGCAAGGAGCCTTACTACCCCATCCCCGCGCCCGACGCGCAGGCGATCTACCGGCGCTACGCCGAGCTGGCCGCGCAGGAGAAGGACGTCAGCTTCGTCGGGCGGCTGGCCAGCTACCGCTACTACAACATGGACCAGGTCGTCGCCCAGGCCTTGACCGAGTTCGAGAAACTGAAGGCGAAGTTCCCCCATGTCCCACCTGCCTCCTGA
- a CDS encoding NUDIX domain-containing protein, producing the protein MSHLPPEKGSSYWGSPAQPYWFRGVNPSADLVLLRDGARGKEVLLVHRAPTAPAEAGKWALPGGFMESDAARGHPWKPGRETARQGAVRETREETSLDVSAWIERLRCVGIFEGDGRDPRDNAEAWGKNVSYVLDIGSHPLPEPAVQEETDGVEWVPLALLSGRELGFDHAAIIARGVAVASGFLPACDDRGELFKGLAFRRSGPLPGDEGRQPVRER; encoded by the coding sequence ATGTCCCACCTGCCTCCTGAGAAGGGCTCCTCCTACTGGGGCTCTCCCGCGCAGCCCTACTGGTTCCGGGGCGTCAACCCCAGCGCCGACCTCGTCCTCCTGCGGGACGGCGCCCGGGGGAAGGAAGTCCTCCTCGTCCACCGCGCCCCGACCGCTCCCGCCGAGGCCGGGAAATGGGCGCTTCCCGGCGGCTTCATGGAAAGCGACGCCGCCCGGGGCCATCCCTGGAAGCCGGGCCGCGAAACCGCCCGCCAGGGGGCCGTCCGCGAGACGCGGGAGGAAACCAGCCTCGACGTCTCCGCCTGGATCGAGCGCCTCCGTTGCGTCGGCATCTTCGAAGGGGACGGCCGCGACCCGCGCGACAACGCCGAGGCGTGGGGGAAGAACGTTTCCTACGTCCTCGACATCGGCTCCCATCCCTTGCCGGAACCCGCCGTCCAGGAGGAGACGGACGGGGTGGAATGGGTCCCCCTGGCTCTCCTTTCCGGGCGGGAGCTGGGTTTCGACCACGCCGCGATCATCGCCCGGGGCGTCGCCGTCGCTTCCGGCTTCCTTCCCGCCTGCGACGACCGGGGCGAGCTGTTCAAGGGGCTGGCCTTCCGCCGCAGCGGCCCTCTTCCGGGGGACGAGGGGCGGCAGCCGGTGCGGGAACGCTAG
- a CDS encoding NUDIX hydrolase, producing the protein MGQPYRHPGPNLTADLVLLRNGAQGREILLVQRSENSPAEPGKWALPGGFVETDAARGEPWKPGLETPRQAAVRETKEETRLDVSRIEGGLKRIGVFEGGGRDPRDNAEAWSKSTAYVLDIGDTPLPEPEGADDAAQAKWVPLARAVSLPLAFDHRRIIAQGVEIADGKRRPEEELEAWRGLDFRRGAPLIQAASTDREIGK; encoded by the coding sequence ATGGGCCAACCCTACCGGCATCCGGGACCTAATCTGACCGCCGACCTGGTCCTCCTGCGGAACGGCGCGCAAGGCCGCGAAATCCTCCTGGTCCAGCGCTCGGAAAACTCTCCCGCCGAGCCCGGCAAATGGGCCTTGCCCGGCGGCTTCGTCGAGACCGACGCCGCGCGGGGCGAGCCCTGGAAGCCCGGCCTGGAAACGCCCCGCCAGGCCGCCGTCCGGGAAACCAAGGAGGAGACCCGCCTCGACGTGAGCCGGATCGAAGGCGGCCTGAAGCGGATCGGCGTCTTCGAGGGAGGAGGTCGCGATCCGCGCGACAATGCCGAGGCGTGGTCGAAAAGCACCGCCTACGTCCTCGACATCGGCGACACGCCGTTGCCGGAGCCCGAAGGGGCCGACGACGCCGCGCAGGCCAAATGGGTGCCGCTGGCCCGGGCGGTTTCCCTGCCGCTCGCCTTCGACCACCGCCGGATCATCGCGCAGGGCGTCGAGATCGCCGACGGCAAGCGCAGGCCGGAGGAGGAGCTGGAGGCCTGGCGGGGCTTGGATTTTCGGCGCGGCGCTCCTCTCATCCAGGCGGCATCGACGGATCGGGAAATCGGGAAGTAG